Proteins encoded by one window of Apus apus isolate bApuApu2 chromosome 17, bApuApu2.pri.cur, whole genome shotgun sequence:
- the UNC13D gene encoding protein unc-13 homolog D: MDAANQTPAGTLPGEESPDMDLSHRFSKQELALLYEEVLYTIWHRLGKPEHHHVADSRELYTYVQKAFGMDAEEHSVIMQQVKDLESPIFCLKATVKEAKWILGKDVSGFSDPYCLLGIEARSQEPAHPDHKKRMKAVVKDLIPEDQIHRTQVISQTLSPVWDETFILEFEDTETASFHLDMWDSDAVESVRHKLGELTDLHGLKRIFKDARKDKGQDDFLGNVVIRLKDLHCWNDRWYQLEPRTETYPNRGQCHLQFLLTHKKRATTCSRTQPSYTVHRHLLQQLVSYEILQHQAGSISWDGELSRHASTVLYLHATQKDLSDFHQVMAQWLAYSKLYQSLEFNSSCLLHQITSIEYQWVQERLRPEQKAELAESFQSLLAYGVSLIRRFRIIFPLSVPRSMERLQSLLQVLVQMCKMKAFRELCTLSPDLPQMVSTALKSGTKEWFHMKKQHLQPMVKSVEENGKALSRLLVEVIGDLQQCQNIWNKFFIRTLKLNLFSIAYLELESLVAEHVQEQLHEVDSSMSKPTAESLFQLYMNLQELYRMKDFVPERDGPLALSNFHQWFKEAVPQWLQKAYTIALERAQRAVQMDQLTPFGEHNKHSTSTVDLSTCYAQIVKTWQQLNWPDPEEAFMIMVKLVEDICKIALMYCRLIKERAEALSLSEQSEAKAANRLCIVVNNIKQLRLLILKLPSQLDWAQLEQRTGPVIDQQQIQHTLHHQLDSTVSCLDHQVRDVVQALATKLEKGIARHIQELSSSNDTREPEDSIIPLMKFLESELQYLNEHLVQENFKSLLTLLWHHTLDVLSAAAGQQVPLAQSYKKLHCALKSLELCFYAEGCGLPLDTLHTPAFLSLETHLALCSATSRKLIQKYFSNRIQQQLDTSSEKYGAVTIKALYRPSEQKLRVEVLNAANLIPLDSNGSSDPFVQLTLEPRHEFPEVVARTTQCKRNELHPLFDEAFDFLIPPEKCRQEGACLLLTVFDYDTLGSNDLEGEAFFPLCHLPGLDAQEDQADLGRVPQTRLPLTHPKPTDEILRLLESRKGDKEAQAFVKLRKQRAKQSKETD; encoded by the exons ATGGATGCTGCCAACCAGACCCCCGCCGGGACCCTGCCCGGGGAGGAGAGCCCTGAT atGGATCTGTCCCACCGGTTCTCCAAACAAGAG CTGGCCCTGCTCTACGAGGAGGTCCTCTACACCATCTGGCACCGTCTGGGCAAGCCTGAGCACCACCACGTTGCCGACTCCCGGGAGCTCTACACCTATGTGCAAAAG GCTTTCGGCATGGATGCGGAGGAGCACAGCGTCATCATGCAGCAGGTCAAGGACCTGGAG AGCCCGATTTTCTGCCTGAAAGCAACAGTGAAGGAAGCCAAGTGGATTCTGGGGAAAGACGTCAGCG GGTTCAGCGACCCGTACTGCCTGCTGGGCATCGAGGCCAGGAGCCAGGAACCAGCCCACCCTGACCACAAGAAGCGGATGAAGGCCGTGGTCAAAGACCTCATCCCTGAGGACCAGATCCATCGCACACAAGTCATAAGCCAGACCCTCAGCCCCGTGTGGGATGAGACGTTTATCCT GGAGTTTGAAGACACGGAGACAGCCAGCTTCCACTTGGACATGTG GGACTCGGACGCGGTGGAGTCGGTGCGGCACAAGCTGGGGGAGCTGACAGACCTTCATGGCCTCAAACG GATCTTCAAAGATGCTCGCAAGGACAAAGGGCAGGATGATTTCCTGGGGAACGTGGTCATTCGCCTGAAG GACCTGCACTGCTGGAATGACCGGTGGTACCAGCTGGAGCCACGGACTGAGACGTATCCCAACCGGGGACAGTGTCACCTGCAGTTCCTGCTGACCCACAAGAAG AGGGCCACCACCTGCAGCCGGACACAGCCCAGCTACACAGTCCATCgccacctcctgcagcagctggtgtcCTATGAGATCCTTCAGCACCAG GctggcagcatctcctgggACGGGGAGCTGAGCCGACACGCCAGCACCGTGCTGTACCTGCACGCCACGCAGAAGGATCTCTCTGACTTCCACCAGGTCATGGC gcagtGGCTGGCATACAGCAAACTCTACCAGAGCCTGGAGTtcaacagcagctgcctgctccaccAGATCACCAGCATCGAGTACCAGTGGGTGCAGGAGCGCCTGAGGCCGGAGCAG aaagcagagctggctgagtCCTTCCAGTCCTTGCTGGCTTACGGGGTCTCCCTCATCCGGAGGTTCCGCAtcattttccccctctctgtCCCGAGGTCCATGGAGAGGCTCCAGTCCCTGCTCCA GGTCCTGGTCCAGATGTGCAAAATGAAAGCTTTCCGTGAGCTGTGCACTCTCAGCCCTGACCTCCCCCAGATGGTCTCCACGGCACTCAAG TCAGGCACAAAGGAGTGGTTTCACATGAAGAAGCAGCACCTTCAGCCCATGGTGAAG AGCGTGGAGGAGAATGGCAAAGCCTTGTCCAGACTGCTTGTGGAGGTGATAGGAGATCTCCAGCAGTGCCAGAATATctggaataaattcttcatcaG GACCTTGAAGTTAAATCTCTTCTCCATCGCCTACCTGGAGCTGGAGAGCCTG GTCGCAGAACAtgtccaggagcagctgcacgAGGTTGACAGCAGCATGTCCAAGCCCACAGCTGAGAGCCTTTTCCAGCTCTACATGAACCTGCAGGAGCTCTATCGGATGAAGGACTTTGTCCCAGAGAG GGATGGACCTCTGGCTCTGAGCAATTTCCACCAGTGGTTCAAGGAAGCCGTGCCCCAGTGGCTGCAGAAGGCCTACACCATTGCAttggagagagcacagagagcTGTCCAGATGGACCAG ctgACACCCTTTGGGGAGCACAACAAGCACAGCACGTCCACTGTGGACCTGTCCACCTGCTATGCCCAGATCGTGAAGACCTGGCAGCAGCTCAACTGGCCAGACCCTGAGGAAGCCTTTATGATCATGGTGAAGCTCGTGGAG GACATATGCAAGATCGCCCTGATGTACTGCAGGCTCATCAAGGAGAGGGCTGAGGCTCTGTCACTGAGCGAGCAGAGCGAGGCCAAAGCAGCCAACAGG CTCTGCATCGTGGTGAACAACATCAAGCAGCTGCGGCTGCTGATCCTGAAGCTGCCGTCACAGCTGGACTGGGCGCAGCTGGAGCAGCGCACGGGGCCCGTCATCGACCAGCAGCAGATCCAGCACACACTGCACCACCAGCTGGACAGCACTGTCTCCTGCCTGGACCACCAGGTCCGGGATGTGGTGCAAGCCCTGGCAACTAAG CTGGAAAAGGGCATCGCCAGGCACATCCAGGAGCTCTCATCTTCCAATGACACCCGGGAGCCTGAGGAT TCCATCATCCCACTCATGAAGTTCCTGGAGTCAGAGCTGCAGTATCTCAATGAGCATCTGGTCCAGGAGAACTTCAAAAG cctcctcacTCTCCTCTGGCATCACACCTTGGATGTGCTTTCAGCAGCTGCGGGGCAGCAGGTCCCCTTGGCCCAGAGCTATAAGAAGCTTCACTGTGCCCTGAAG AGCCTGGAGCTGTGCTTCTACGCCGAGGGCTGTGGGCTGCCACTGGACACTCTCCACACCCCAGCCTTCCTG TCGCTGGAGACCCACCTGGCTCTCTGCTCCGCCACCAGCCGCAAGCTCATCCAGAAGTACTTCAGCAACAGGATCCAGCAGCAG CTGGACACCAGCTCGGAGAAGTACGGGGCCGTGACCATCAAAGCCCTGTACCGCCCTTCGGAGCAGAAGCTCCGCGTGGAAGTGCTCAACGCTGCCAACCTCATCCCACTGGACTCCAACG GCTCCAGTGACCCCTTCGTCCAGCTGACTCTGGAGCCCCGGCATGAATTCCCTGAGGTGGTGGCTCGGACCACCCAGTGCAAGAGGAACGAGCTGCACCCCCTCTTCGATGAAGCCTTCGACTT CTTGATCCCCCCCGAGAAGTGCCGGCAGGAGGgggcctgcctgctgctgaccGTGTTTGACTACGACACACTGGGCTCCAACGACCTGGAGGGAGAAGCCTTCTTCCCCCTCTGCCACCTGCCCGGCCTGGACGCCCAGGAGGACCAGGCTGACCTGGGACGGGTGCCCCAGACCCGCCTCCCCCTCACCCACCCCAAACCCACCG ATGAGATCCTCAGGCTGCTGGAGTCCAGGAAGGGGGACAAAGAAGCTCAGGCCTTTGTCAAGCTCCGCAAGCAACGAGCCAAGCAGTCCAAGGAGACAGATTGA